GGCGTTGATGTGTGTCACTGGCAGTGAATCACCTGTTGTCGTTGTTCTTTCTGGAAGTATGGAACCGGGATTCAAGCGGGTATGTTAATTTTCCATGCATGAATGCTTCAGTAATGCTGTGTCAAATATTTCCTACGATAAACAGTATTTTGTGTCTTATATACTTTTGATTCTGCATTTTTGCTGATTGTCTGCTGAATACGTCAGCAAGAAGAGAGAACCTGCATATATTTGCAAACTATTTGTCAACATAATTTGTCTGTTTCTTTGTGGAGTTGACAAATGTTGGCTTTCATGCTTAAATTCAGGGGGACATCTTGTTCTTGCGCATGAGTAAAGAACCAATTCGTGCAGGGGAGATTGTGGTGTTTAATGTGGATGTAAGTTCAACTCTCAGTTTTATTCTTTATAATTTTCTTAATCCAATTCATATTTGTGACATCATTGACTTAAAAAAGAGAAGTTTTCAGTCGTATTGGTTAACATTAAGAAGTTATGAATATTACATGCCAATCTGCGTTTAAAGTTAAATCTTCTCATGTGTTGTCATTAAATTGATTAGTAGACTCTCTCGCCTTTAGGACGAGTTTCTTCGTACTAAATAGCTGCACACTTATGTAATATCATTATGTATGACATCTTTCTACCTTAATTTGTTTGTTTATCTTGTGATTGCTACTTTCTCTCAAAAAGTTGCCATTGTTCTtgctgattttttattttttaatatttttctcaCTATTTTCCTTATCTTACTGACTGACATGCTCTATGGGCATGTACCCTTTTTTCTTCAGGGACGTGAGATTCCAATTGTTCATCGTGTAATCAAGGTAAGAACCCATTTTGTTGTTCTCATATCATGAATGTGTCGGAATGCCTATTGAAACAGTAACTGCACATCAGCTTACGCAGTTTGATGTGTGTACGAACCCATTTCTTTATCCAGGTCTTGTCAGCTTAGCTACTGTTTTAAGTTTTCCTTATTTATCATACCTTATACATTAGAATTTCCTCCTTCACGCTGCCCCCCCCCTGCTCTTGCTTGAACTACTTTGTTGAATTTTGTTGTCACTGACAACATTGTGGAAACTGGAGAGTATCAAGAATCAGAAACTTCATTCCAAAGAAAAACTTCCTGAATCCCCCTAGCTTTAATTCTCTTCACTGGTTTAACATTCTTTATGCTTTCTTAAATATTCACTTATTATTATCATGCTGTTAACAATAATTAAGATTGTCCTCTTTGGGAGTCTAATACTTGATCGTTTTGTAGGTACATGAAAGGGAAGATAATGGAGAGGTTGATGTTCTCACGAAAGGTGGTGACTAGTTCATGACTAAAACTTTTACAGACATAACTAACAATGCTTATTTTAGGCCCTGCATTATAAAAACCGAGCCTTGTTGCAAATTTGAAATTCATTCTTTTATCCAACATTCTAGTTCATAATTTTTGTTTCGTCCTCCATTTTAGTTGGTGACTATCTGTTGATCTAATGATCTCCCTTCTCATATTTTGCTCTCTTTGGCAGGAGATAACAACTATGGAGATGACAGGCTTCTGTATGCTCATGGTCAGCTTTGGCTGCAAAGGCACCACATTATGGGTAGAGCTGTCGGGTATAGCATTTCTTTTATGACACTCATTGCAAATGTGTTATCTAAATCTATCTTGAGAATGCCATTTCTCACTTGTGGCAATCCCATATTGATAATTGAATATAAAGGTTGTATGTTAAGAAAGAGTTCTCTGTGTGACTGTGACATTAAGGTAATGCGCATTTTAATGCAACGTAGTTAATGTCACAAGAAGAGCAACTACCCATATGTGAAATATCCAACAATTGTTGAGCCTTTCTATATAATATATGCCAAGGTTTAATTGTAGTTTATCCTATTGGTGATACCTGCAGTTCTGCATTCTCTTGTCTTATAGTATGAAGTAATTTAGTTGaatttctctgttttttttggtagataagCTCTAATAAGTGTTCTTTAGTTTGTATCCAAACAGAATCTAACCTCCCTAAACTTTATGCAATGGAAAATTTGACAGGTATGCATATGGCCTAGCCAAGTTGTACATAGGAACACCAGAGGAAACATTTTCCTACCTAGAGAGTCAACCGAGCTGAACGGTTCTGATTCCCCAGAGCATGTTCTTCAAGCTTGCATGTACAAATCCAAAATCTTCCTCTCTTAGAAGTGTATATAGCAGTGCATATCTCATACAGATACAGATGAAGCTCCACTTCAATTTGATCAAGCCATGTATGTGCATTACCTCTGAAATTTCTGGTTTGAAACTGATCTTTCCAGGTACATGATTATTCGGTCGCTatccaaaaaaaagaaaacagaacCAAATGTCAGAACTATGAGATGATATGACACAGTTTAAATGTATTTATTATAGATGGAGGAAATTCTTAATGCTGATCTAATTTTTCGGTCCATTTGGATCTTGATTCACTACAGTTGCTTTTTGACACATTTACCGCATTCGTGCAATATGAACCATTGGATTACATCAGATGGTACATATTTGATCTCAATAATTTAGATGTTAGACATATGAGCTGCCAGACTATAAATGAATGGCTTGGATTTGCGATTTCGAGTCGACTGCACAAAATCCAAATCCTTATTCATGGATTTGACACTtcttacttcttcttcttcctgtttTAAGTTTGAGACTTTATTTTAAGGATTTGgtccttttcttttttcctgTATAGttactatttagtatttactaaTATATCAACTCAGTGTAATGATTCCTGGATAACCTGTGAAAAATTTCTGAAAAATAGTCAAACTCAACAAAACAGTTTTGCTTGAAGCTTGGTGAAGAGCCTGATTGAAGTATAAACTTGAGATCTTTACTTGAGAGCAAAATATGAGTCAGGGTTAATGGAACTCAGTTTATATAGAAACAGTTAAACACAAGAATGGCCAGAAGCAAAAAATCAGTTAAATCACTTATTTAATGGATTCCCCTGATGAATCTAAGAAATTGGAAGTGTCTAATGACAGAATTAAAAGTGAAACTGTGAAATCATTTTGGACAGAAGATATTATTATGAATTGATGTCCTCTCCTTCCATCAAAAAGAACAACTTATTTATCAAGGTAAAGCTCTGCTATACAGTATATGTAGACTTTCACTGAAAGATCTGAGAACAATACATATACAAGTATGAGAATCATAGTTTTTATTTATGACTAATATTCATGTCTGGAAGATCCTATATTTCACATGATTCTGAACGACCAAATATCGTGTAACGATTGTTTGCAACATTGTCATAAGCAAAATCCCTGATAAACCTGCAGTGGTCCACAGTATATATTAACAAacctgatccctttcagcaataAAATAGCATGATAAAACTGACAAAGGAACTCGGAAAAAATGCTACTTACAGAGGCACAAATTGAACAAGAAATGCTAGCTGAGGAAAGGGAAAGTCTATGTATTCCATTATCTTCAGCACAGCTTCTGACTTTATGTATGATCTAGAATAAACAAGGAAGTCATATTTTTCACTGCTAAAATTCTTCATTTTAACAATTTGCAATAAAAGTTTCCTTTCCTCAAACATTATAGCAATCCATTATCCATCATAGAAAATTTAACAGAAACAGGACCTTATTTGCATGGAAATGGTTGAGAAGGATGCTAATAACATCAAAATCTAGCGTCTCAAGCTGATACTTGAGTTTTGAGTTATGAACCTTCAATAAGTGATTAAGCGTACCTGTCATTTTCAACAAGCACAACACTTGAGATATCATCAGGAGCTCTTCCAGATCTCTTAAGTAACATTTTACCTGCTTCACTCTGAAGAGGTTCATATCTAATTGTGAATTGTCCAGTCAAACCCAACagaaaatataaaacaaatgaAATAACCAATCAAGTTTCATTTTCACtcacaaacaaaaacaaagggTCCAAGTTCACTAAATATCTAAGACCTCTCTATCTTTCTATCTCATTTATTTAGTAGGGGTTTGTTTTCACTATTTGCCCATAAACTGAATGTATCTAAAAAGTCAAAAAATActttataaataggaacggagggagtataactTTAACTATTTgttcaaaaatgaaaataaaaatatatatatatttgtagtttttttaataagccaaataaaattaaagaaattatGCACATTGAAGCTTAAAACCCATTTACAAAAAAGACAATTTATTGTATTTCAAGCTTTCTAAAAGACTAAATTTAGCATAAAAAATGCataaatcattttttattgTGGACTAAACTTAGCACTAGTGGCAAGTGGTAACACATGGATTGCTCTTTTTGTCTCTTTGACCAATGaccaagaaaaacaaaaatggaAGCTGAAGTTAACTTATCTTCCAAGCTTAATACATGATTAACAGGTGAAATTACTGACAAACAACACAGCCGCTGGAAAAGTGCCATTGTGGACCAAATGTCATCCAAAAAAGTAATTGAAAGATCTCACCTTTGAATGTTTCCTAATTTCAATACCCCAAAGTTCTCACTCTTCAAACCTCTAATACACAAACTTTTCAAAACGCAAGGAACAACAAAGTGCACACCCCACAATCCCACATAAAAAACATATCACAGGgcccttcttttctttttattggaAAATGTGGCTGTAGATTTATAGTTTCAGTGATAAAATATTAAGCTAATCATTTTGATCACTAACTGAAAATAGCCTTCATGGGATCTGAGTCCCTTGGTTTGAACACCACTTTCTCATTCCCAATAGTCCATTCATACTTTCGTCGTTTAATATACACCACAAAAGCTTCCTAATGATGCTAAGCATCATTCACCTATATTAAACTAGCTAGACCAATTTTTGTTTATTGTCTCTTTCtaacatatatttatttttactgGATTTGGCTATAATTATAAGTCATTGGATCCGTCTTTTCCCAATTCTCTGTATTATATGTACAATATAGTGGATCTTCTTACGCAACGATAATGGTCTCTTCTTTTCTCATATTCTCTATGAAAATAGAAATGATAATTATTTGCACTCtcataagtttttcttttttataaagGGTATACTTGTAAAAGCTTAAAATTAAATTAGCTTATACGTCTAAGAGAGAATATTAGAATATGAAAAGATATATTGTGTTTATCACATTTTTagtatcttattttattttagtcaatttaaatttttattttacttttttagattgatttgttttcttgtttccttatttaattaggattaCGAGTTTACTCATTACTATAAATACGAATAAGTGTTTTGAATTAAATCAATCATTCACAATGTACACACTTGtgtttcctcttctcttctttctctttctttttcattacaTTCCTTCTCTTTAGATTattggaattttgttttataaaatgTGGATGTTTGGGTGCCACTCACTTATCAGCAAAAACAATTTTTCATTCACGCTCTTGACTTTtttcacttaattttttttattattatccaTCATTCATGTCGGATCATATGTCACATTcatgttttttcttcttttatttcttttatttttccacATCTTCTCTGAAGTGTCAACACAAAATTATCCATTAGCAAAACCTCCGTTCGTGATTCTATTTCAATAGGCGAGACTTGATTAAACTCCTACAACGACAATATGTATGTTGCAGCCTGCAGCGGTTGAGTTTCAGTGTTGAAACACGCGTAAAATGAGTTAAGGTTCGCGTGAATGGGTCttctaatttttaaaattaactatTATACTACGACTTGTTGAACCGCCTCGGGTTTAGCCATGGTTAAAACCGCCAATAATTGACAAAAACTACCACTATTTGTACGAAAACCGCGACACTAGCTGCACAAACCGCCTCCAAAAGCGCCTCAGTCTcacattttgcggcggttcaTATGCAACCGCCGCATAATGTTCGTCTCTAGATGTTTATTTTCTTGTAATGTGGTTTGTAAGATGTCATGCTCGTTTGGattggcgttggggagcatttGAAACGACGTTTTGGAAGAAGCTATAACTTGGAGCATCGGTGGAAACGGCGTTTTGGAGGTCCCTAACGCCAATCCAAACGGGCACCATATCACCAGGGCCGTGTAGGGGCTAAGAAAAGTAGGCAATTGCCTAAGTTCCCCTAGAATATATAAGGCCCCAAAAATATTTTGTATGTATATACTATATAAGATATATTATTGGGACTTGATAGAgtaatgaaacaataaaaaattatgcaaCATTAATCGTAACATGGATAATGTAATTAATGTAATGTGAGAACTTAAAAGTTCAACGTGGGATGTGCAACTTTGATAGTTATTAGTAGTATTATTTTGTATTGACAAATTTACATTTTCCgaaaaactaataaataaattaaatagttGTTGTTTATACATTTCgaaaactaaaaatattaaattgtttcACTCATAACATTTAGGTTTTtaatcacttatatatataatataatattatataagtTTGCTCTTCACTCGTTGTTTCTTCTCTaaagaaagaattttttttcatcaCTTCAACATTTTCGCCTTAGGCCTCAAAACCTCTCTACACGGCCCTGCATATCACCTGAAAGTTGAAAGTATGAAGGTAAAGAGCAAAATGTGACATATGAACTAGATCTAAAAAACTGAGACAGAAATGGGAGAGGAACAGGGTCTTACGCAGAAATGGAATGAAATAGAGTGGCAAATGGTGATAGAAGAACTGCTTAAAGCTGTTAAATGAATAAGAAAACTGACGTGGAAAGCTATTTGATGTGTCAATACTTTCAATTATGGGAAGAGGAAGCAGTCATAATTGAGATCTTAATTACTACTTGTCTTTTTAATCTTTAACTAAATATCGAAATGCAAAATGCAGAGGGAATTGACCTATCATGACACTAACGACAATACTAGAAACAAATAATGAAAAGTACTGTAATTCATTTAGAAAATAAACAATTTCCATAATTAAAACCTTTAAATACCAACCAGGTGAGTTCCCTAAGTGTATGAATAAATATTTATTGAGAAATGTTTATTTATTCAATTTAATCTTATGATTTTGAAGAAATTACTCTCGTGACTGCCGACTATAACATAGTTggtgaaaaataaatatacagTATTAAAACATCAACTGCATGACATATTATGACAAAAACTTAGAAAAAATTCAATATCACACATTTCTTCACATGCATTTAGAAAAATCTGCATCGATTATCATGTTCACATACTACAGTTTGCAATAATTCGCATCATGCAAATTTGGTTTAATTAAACTTTGCACAATTATATTCTTATGTATATAAGTTGCTTTCTAGAGGATTATGCATGTGGATTGACTACACAATGCCATTCCTTAGACAAGGGCAATAGAGCATGCATGACAAGTCACTGTTTGCACATCAAAATCGGAGGCTGCATTATGCTTCTTCACAAAACATGATCGACAATGACTTTTGGCTTGACTCAGTTAATATGTTTTCATCTAGCTAGCTAGATTTCAAATTCCACAAGGACAAAAAGtattaaaaaattagaattaaGGATAAAGAGAAGAGATTAGAAATACAGTTTAAGAGTGTGAAAGATGAACAACACCTCCACACTTCAATGCTAATATGGggaaacaaaagagaaaaaatgagcAT
This portion of the Lotus japonicus ecotype B-129 chromosome 3, LjGifu_v1.2 genome encodes:
- the LOC130748415 gene encoding DCC family protein At1g52590, chloroplastic-like — translated: MLLKRSGRAPDDISSVVLVENDRSYIKSEAVLKIMEYIDFPFPQLAFLVQFVPLFIRDFAYDNVANNRYTIFGRSESCEI
- the LOC130748414 gene encoding uncharacterized protein LOC130748414; translation: MIVTSALIIWKALMCVTGSESPVVVVLSGSMEPGFKRGDILFLRMSKEPIRAGEIVVFNVDGREIPIVHRVIKVHEREDNGEVDVLTKGDNNYGDDRLLYAHGQLWLQRHHIMGRAVGYAYGLAKLYIGTPEETFSYLESQPS